GGTACGTACTGTTGTTGTTTCAATAGATGTTTTTGTAATTGTTGTTGGAATGGTTTCTACCGATGTGGTAGTAACTGTCTGTACTACTGTCTTCTCCATTGTTGTTGTAATAGTATTTGTTGAAACTATAGTTGTTGGTATAACACTGGTTACAGTGCTTGTAATTGTTGTAGGGACGGTTGTTGTTACTGTATTCAATACAACATTGGCTCCTACAAGAAATGATACTTCATAGAGTGACCATTTAAATGTTCCTGCTCCCTGTGGATTTGAATACCATTCAAAGACAAAGTCTATCATCTGTAGGGTATTTCCTAAAACATCGCTTGGTGTCCAAAGATCTGGTCTTAGCTGTGGCAATATGTTTGCTGCAAGAGATATAAATTCAGGTATAGGTATACCTACTCTACCACTTTTAATTGGTGCTAGAAGTTCAAAGGTTATTGTTGTATGTGTATCAGCACTTCTATCCAGGTTACCGACATAGACACCAAATTCTGCATAGACAAGATTATTATCCACTATGATAGGTGCTGTAACATTTAGTTGAGGTGGTGATGTTAGAGGTACTCCTGGATGTCTATATGGTCTTACAATAATCAGTACATCTCCAGCTTTAGTACCACCATCACGTACAGATTTAACAGTCCAGAGGAATAATGTGACAGTTATAGGTAGTGTAGATTCCTCTTCATATACAGTGTAATTAGCAAAGAATACAGCATAAGGCAAGTCTGTTACCTTCTTAGGAATTCTATATAGGGGGTGTGCAGGTGGATTGCCACCCCAAATATTCTTACCATATCTAATACCCGGCCCTCCCTGAATTCTAACTTCTGTTGGTAGATTAGACCAGCTTCCATAGATATCTGCTCCCATAGGTGTGATCTTCATATCCATGGTTCCCTGCGCTCCTCCGGCCAAGTTCCAGAGATTTGCCATGAACGATGCATAAGGAAGATCAACACTTACCCACCTATTATCGGGGCTAGCAGTTCTTGTAGCACTAACATCTACGGGAAAGATTTTAGCAAGACCTTGTTCAGAGTTTACAACTGTTATTATTGGTATTAGCAGCAGTGATAGTAATACTAGAGTCAAGATCCTATATCTTCTCATCAAGTACACCACCTAACATATAAATGATAGACAGGCTAGGATTTATAAATTTATTGTATAATTAATTCTGATATTTTGGATCAACAATATGATGAAGTATAAAGAATAAGGCTCTGTATCTAAATAAAAAATAAATTGTTTTAGATCTATCCCCCTCTGAGTCTCGGATTAAACAGCTCTTCAAGTCCTATAGCTATTAGAGCTAATGATGTTGTTAGTGCTACTAACATTATTCCTGGAGGTAGGAATAGCCACCAAGCACCTGTTACATATGCTAAGAAGTATTGAGCCCAATACAACATCATTCCTAAAGAGATGTGTTTAACCATACCCTCTGTCGATAGAAGCATTGCTAGCCCGGCTTCACCAGCAATTCCTGCTGCCATAAATGATGCAAATGCTCCTACAACATAGGGGCCTATACTTGGTAATAGATCCTCAAATACTAAACGAATATCTCCATATCCAGCTATTCTTGATAGATATACAAAGTCTCTTTCCTTAAGGCTTAATAGCTGTGCTCTAACAGCTCTTGCAAACCATGGCCATGTGAAAGCACCTATGATTATAGCTATTAGGTGTGGTCCTCTTAGCTCTACTGGCACATATGATGCTACTAATATAGCTATAAGCCAGTTAGGAATGGAAAGAAATATATTTGTTATACCCATAAGTATATCATCGATAAGTCCTCCTTTTAATGCAGCTATAGAACCTATGGTTAGACCTATGCTAAATGCTATTACAGCTGTTATAAATCCTACAAATAACGATACTCTTATACTATGTAAAAACTGTGCAAAAACATCTCTACCAAAACCATCAGTACCTAGTGGATGTTCTAATGATGGTGGTAAATTCCGTTCACCTCTTTCAAATGGATCTTTAGGATATATTAGTGGTCCCACTAAACCCATAAATAATATTACTAAAAATACTGTAAACCCTAGTAGGAAACGTTTATTTGTAAAAATAGCGTATACAACAGGGCTCTGAAATATACGTTGTATGCTGAAAGCCATGGCTAACCCCTACCTCCAATTCTCACTCTTGGATCTATAAGAACATATACAAAGTCTACTAAAAAGTTTGCTAGGAATATTGTAGCTACTGTTATTAAGAATATACCTTGTATCAATGGATAGTCTAGACCACCTATTGCTCTAGATAACATATATCCCATACCTGGATAGTTAAATACTACTTCTACTATGAATACTCCGACTATGGAAAATCCTAGCTGTAGAGCTAATCCTGTTACTTGTGGTAGTAATGAGTTTCTATATGCATATCTAAATAATGTTCTATCTTTGACCCCTATTGTTTCTGCATATAAGAGGTAATCTGATGCTAACTCACTACTAACAAGTATTCTCATGGATCCCATCCACCCAGCAACATCTACAATATATATAGAGAGAAATGGTAATGCATAATGCCATAGGTAATCAATGATAAATTCTGCTGATAACGATGGAGTAACATAGGGTGAATGAATTCCTCCTGTAGGGAACCATCTAAGTCTAAATGCAAATGCAAATAGTAGTAGTATTGCTAACCAAAAATAGGGAATTCTTGATACAATAAATGAATAGCCAACAACAAATTTCTCAAATAGGCCTCCTCTCTTATATCCAGCATATGCACCTATAATATTACCAGTAAACCATGCAGCCATAGTAGCAGGTACAACTAGAGCCAATGTCCATGGTAGACTCATCGCTATTACATCTGTAACCTTCCTAGGATACATCTCTGTAGAGATCCCTAGATCTCCTCTAAAAGCTCTACTCAAAAAGTTTATGTACTGAATATACCAAGGTTTATCAAACTGAAATATATTAATAAGCTCTCTATATACTTGCCCTACCATTTCAGGTCTATATATATACATAGATATTATTTGTTGCATCTTTGTAGCTAAGGGATTTCCTGGGATAATTCTAGGCAACAGAAATACTATAGTTATAGCAATGAAATACGCTACTACAAGTAAAACAATCCTTTTTGCTAGATATATCGCTAATGTTCTATCTATTTTTGGCAATCCCATAGGCTAAACCCCAATATCTCAAAGCCTAGATTAAAATTACCCTAGTTAGGCTTTATATATCTTCATCAGTTTATTACATCACTACTTACTAATCAACATATACACAATCTCTACAATACAATATCATAAATTCCATTAAACCTACAATAACCATTTAATTCTTAGACACTAAACATTTAAAATGATACAATATATTATAAAAAAGTGTTTTGTTTTTGGTTAAAAAATGTTTTGGAGTATATTTATCTTCTTTTTATGAAGTATCCTATTGCGAATCCTATTATTAGTAGTACTACTGCTAGTATTATTGTTGTTGTCCATTCTGTTACTGTTACTGTTGTTGATGTTGTAACTGTTGTTGGAACTGTAACAGTTGTTGCCATAGTTGATGTAGATACAACAGTAGTTGTTATAGTAATGGTGGTAGCACCGGGAACAGGTGTTGGTGAAGGAGATGGACTTGGACTTGGGCTAGGTGAAGGACTTGGAGATGGAGATGGACTTGGCGAAGGAGATGGACTAGGAGTAGGTGTGGGTGAAGGACTTGGAGATGTGGTAGGTGTTGGTGGAACCCCCGATTTTATAGATGTTGATACAGCATCATATATACATTTTCTTAAGTATTCATTGTATTTAAGCATTGAGAGTAGTGCACCACCCTCTTCAACAGGTGCGTACCACCATGGTTTTTGAATAGGCTCTCCACTTCTAACTATGAAGAAGAATATTGGTAGAGTGCCCCACCAGGATGGTATCCACCAAGGTCTTTCAGCATTTGGCCATCCATCCCAGTACTTGGGATTATAAACTTGGATATATGGTGAGTAGTATAGTGGTATTGCTGGTAGATCTTCAAATAGTATCTCCTGTATTCTGAATACAAGTTCTTTCTCATAGTCAGGGAATATCGTAGCTCTCATTACTTCTCCAAATATAGCATTTAGAGCATCGTTTGAATATCCCATCCACTTTGCCATATTGCCCCATCCAGAATATAATGCATTTCCATACGAATTCCTTACATGTCCTACTTCATAAGCTCCAGCACTCCAACATATAGTTGCATCAAACTGACCATTTCGAAAACTATCCCACCAAACCCTATAGTCAACAGCTTGAACAGCTACAGCCATACCTATTTTCTTTAACTCATCAGCGATAAGCGATGCAACTGTGTTTTCTATAACTGACCCTGCTGGGACTAGAATTGTGAACTTTAGTTTCGTTCCATCAGGTAGCTCCCTAATACCATCACCATCTACATCAATAATACCAGCTCCATCGAGTAATTGCTTAGCCTTATTAAGATCTTGTGTCAGTAGACAGTCGGGATTGCCCCAATACTTTTCACATGCTTCTCTATTCACATAGTCTTTATAGACTCCTTCTGCAACAAATCCAACAACTGGTGCTTGTTGTACATAGTTCATCAAGCCATACTTTGTTATATCAGACCAAGGTATTGCCCATGCAATAGCCTTTCTAACCTCCACCCTCTGGAATACTGGGTTATTCTGATTTAGATACAGCCAGAATATAGCTCCTGGTATGAAATATGGTGGTTGGTCTCTCCATAACTTCAAACCATACTTATCCTTTAGTACATCAGCATTAGGTATAAATACGCCTCCCAGAGATACATCTACATCACCATTTACTAGAGCTTGTACAGCAACTGTTGGATCCTTATAATACATAAGTACAATGTATCTAGGTTTAGGTAAACCAAATATGTCTTTACCCCACCAATCATCTATTCTCTCATATATTACCTGTGTCGTATCAGCATAGAATAACTTATATGGACCTGCAACAACCTGTTTCTTAGGATCGTCATTCAGCCACTCAACCCTCATTCTCTCTCCAAGCTCATCGATGATAGGTTTAAATATGTGTACAGGTACTGGTCTAACAAATAGTATACAGCCTATAGGTCCTCCTATCCAATCCAACATTATTTCCTCTCTTGGAGGTAATTCCTCGCCAGGTGCTCTAGCTATATAGTATTTAACTGTTTTATCATCTATTTTTTCATAGTTATATACACACCAATCACCCCATAGACCAGCTCCTACCTGCCTACTCAGCTGATAACCAACAATCAGATCATCAGCTGTTATTGGTTTACCATCACTCCACTTAGCTTCATCTCTTATGTGAAATGTTATGGTTGCTTCATCTCCATTAAACTCTATCCTATCTATAAGGAATAGAAGCCAATCCTGTGTTAAGGTATTTTGCAGAGCTGTTGGTGGATATAGTATTTGCCATGCTCCCCACTCCATATTACCACCAACAGCAAAGGGATTCCAGCTCAATGTTGGTGTACCTATATTGGCTATAACCACTGCCTCTTCTCTTCTATATGCCTGTGCATTTATACTATAGCTAGATACGCTTAGTACTGTTAATAGTACTAATAGAAGGAATTGTATAGCTAAGATCTTTGATTTAATACCATTCACACAAATTCACCCTATTCACAAACTATAATCCTTTAGAAGAGTTTAAAAATTTTTATTTTAATTTATTATATAGATAATGGCTATCTAGCCTATATCTTCACTTAGGTTTCTTAGCTTCTCTAATAATGCTTGTTTTAACTCGGCCCCAAGAGAATCTGAGGTTATTTCTCCTCTTCTTAGCTTTAGACCTAGTTCACGTGCTTTATCTAATGTAAAGGTAGCTGTTGTTTTTGTTGATGGATCTATAAACTCTAGAGGTTCACCAAGCTTTCTAAGATAACTATAGTATTCATCTAAATCTATCTTTCCATCTAGATATAGTTTTACAACCTTTTGAACATATCCTCCAATAAGTTCTCTAACCTCTTTATCTGCAACAAGTAGATCTGCATATAACTGGATAACTGGTCCTGCTTCTCCAAGGGCAAGCTCCATATCTAATGAGGGTAGATAAGCATTTTGCTCCGCTATCCTCTTATACATCATCCTTGGACTTGTATTGTTAAATCCTAGTACAGGCATATTAAGCCATCCTGATCTATTGAGTAACATCATATCCTGAGCATCGGTTAACCACCATCTTATCAATCTATACATACCATCAACACCATCGCTATCCGCATTTGCTGCAATAGCAATAGGTGTTAGCCATAGACCTGTCTCATTCTTTGGAAATACTATTCTAAGGTTCTGAGAATCCATGGAATATCCAACATATGCATCCTCAAATGTTAGAACAGTTAATAGAGCATTCCCAAGAAATACTGTTGACCTTGCCGCTGAACTACTTGTATCTAGTTTAGAGGCTCCACCCATTACTGTAGCAATTATGGTCCATCCCATCTCCCAGCCATATTTTGACAAGATAACGTTAACTGTTGTAACCATCTGCGCCCTGTTTGATATAGGATATACAGCTACAAGTTTTGCTCCTTTTAGTATTAATGCAAGATATTCAGGCTTCATTAGATCTGCCCAAGTTTCTGGTATCTGAATATTATATTTCTCAGCATACTTAGCACTTACAAGCCATGGATAGGGTGCCCAGTAGATAGCAATCCAGCACAGTTTGCCGTCCTTTGTATAACCCTTAAAAACTTCTTGGATCTGTTCAGCAAGTTTAAGTATCTCAGGATCTTCTATAGGCTTTAAAGCTCCAACATTACAAAGATATGTTATATTATATCTATTCTGACCAATGAAGCCATCTACAGTGCCATTCAATCCTGCTTTAACCCACTCATTTATATCTATGCTATAGACAAAACTTATATTTGTAATGTTGAGCTTCATAGAAGCTGACGGTAATACAACACCAGCCCTAGGCATACCACTCTCAGCAAAGAAATAACGCTTAAAGTCGTCCCGACCCCACTGACTCCAATCAGTCATAACCGTTATACTAACAGGTTTAAGCTTTTCTTCAGTCTTAACGCCATGCTCAGATGGTTTGATAAAAATACTATATATAGCATAGCCTGCAATAGCAATAACAATGAGGAGTACAAGTACTATAATAATGCTTCTTTTCATACTGATTCACACAAATTATAGACATACCACTGCAATGTTAAAAATTTATATGACGCTTCAGCATTACAATTAACTTATATAACTCTTCATGAAATTAATTCGCTTCATGATGATTCTAATAGCTTATAATTGTTACAGCTTATTGTTTCTGTATACTGGTAATCATATAGATCATGAGGGGGATAATTATCATTGCAAATCCTAACAACATAGTGACCATTGCTATCTGCAGACCCCTAAAATCTATTCTATCAATGTAATATAGCACATGGTGCTGAAACTCTTCCGGCCTAAGCTCTAGTGACATGATT
Above is a genomic segment from Ignisphaera aggregans DSM 17230 containing:
- a CDS encoding hypothetical protein (KEGG: cma:Cmaq_0847 glycoside hydrolase family protein~SPTR: A8MD26 Glycoside hydrolase family 12), which produces MRRYRILTLVLLSLLLIPIITVVNSEQGLAKIFPVDVSATRTASPDNRWVSVDLPYASFMANLWNLAGGAQGTMDMKITPMGADIYGSWSNLPTEVRIQGGPGIRYGKNIWGGNPPAHPLYRIPKKVTDLPYAVFFANYTVYEEESTLPITVTLFLWTVKSVRDGGTKAGDVLIIVRPYRHPGVPLTSPPQLNVTAPIIVDNNLVYAEFGVYVGNLDRSADTHTTITFELLAPIKSGRVGIPIPEFISLAANILPQLRPDLWTPSDVLGNTLQMIDFVFEWYSNPQGAGTFKWSLYEVSFLVGANVVLNTVTTTVPTTITSTVTSVIPTTIVSTNTITTTMEKTVVQTVTTTSVETIPTTITKTSIETTTVRTTTTALATVTTTLTTTVTETNWAIVGIVAVVLLLVGIGIGYMIKKPK
- a CDS encoding extracellular solute-binding protein family 5 (COGs: COG0747 ABC-type dipeptide transport system periplasmic component~InterPro IPR000914~KEGG: tpt:Tpet_0892 extracellular solute-binding protein~PFAM: extracellular solute-binding protein family 5~SPTR: A5IL37 Extracellular solute-binding protein, family 5~PFAM: Bacterial extracellular solute-binding proteins, family 5 Middle): MNGIKSKILAIQFLLLVLLTVLSVSSYSINAQAYRREEAVVIANIGTPTLSWNPFAVGGNMEWGAWQILYPPTALQNTLTQDWLLFLIDRIEFNGDEATITFHIRDEAKWSDGKPITADDLIVGYQLSRQVGAGLWGDWCVYNYEKIDDKTVKYYIARAPGEELPPREEIMLDWIGGPIGCILFVRPVPVHIFKPIIDELGERMRVEWLNDDPKKQVVAGPYKLFYADTTQVIYERIDDWWGKDIFGLPKPRYIVLMYYKDPTVAVQALVNGDVDVSLGGVFIPNADVLKDKYGLKLWRDQPPYFIPGAIFWLYLNQNNPVFQRVEVRKAIAWAIPWSDITKYGLMNYVQQAPVVGFVAEGVYKDYVNREACEKYWGNPDCLLTQDLNKAKQLLDGAGIIDVDGDGIRELPDGTKLKFTILVPAGSVIENTVASLIADELKKIGMAVAVQAVDYRVWWDSFRNGQFDATICWSAGAYEVGHVRNSYGNALYSGWGNMAKWMGYSNDALNAIFGEVMRATIFPDYEKELVFRIQEILFEDLPAIPLYYSPYIQVYNPKYWDGWPNAERPWWIPSWWGTLPIFFFIVRSGEPIQKPWWYAPVEEGGALLSMLKYNEYLRKCIYDAVSTSIKSGVPPTPTTSPSPSPTPTPSPSPSPSPSPSPSPSPSPSPSPSPSPTPVPGATTITITTTVVSTSTMATTVTVPTTVTTSTTVTVTEWTTTIILAVVLLIIGFAIGYFIKRR
- a CDS encoding binding-protein-dependent transport systems inner membrane component (COGs: COG0601 ABC-type dipeptide/oligopeptide/nickel transport systems permease components~InterPro IPR000515~KEGG: dth:DICTH_1945 oligopeptide ABC transporter, permease protein~PFAM: binding-protein-dependent transport systems inner membrane component~SPTR: B9K7A8 Oligopeptide ABC transporter, permease protein~PFAM: Binding-protein-dependent transport system inner membrane component); translation: MGLPKIDRTLAIYLAKRIVLLVVAYFIAITIVFLLPRIIPGNPLATKMQQIISMYIYRPEMVGQVYRELINIFQFDKPWYIQYINFLSRAFRGDLGISTEMYPRKVTDVIAMSLPWTLALVVPATMAAWFTGNIIGAYAGYKRGGLFEKFVVGYSFIVSRIPYFWLAILLLFAFAFRLRWFPTGGIHSPYVTPSLSAEFIIDYLWHYALPFLSIYIVDVAGWMGSMRILVSSELASDYLLYAETIGVKDRTLFRYAYRNSLLPQVTGLALQLGFSIVGVFIVEVVFNYPGMGYMLSRAIGGLDYPLIQGIFLITVATIFLANFLVDFVYVLIDPRVRIGGRG
- a CDS encoding binding-protein-dependent transport systems inner membrane component (COGs: COG1173 ABC-type dipeptide/oligopeptide/nickel transport systems permease components~InterPro IPR000515~KEGG: trq:TRQ2_0916 binding-protein-dependent transport systems inner membrane component~PFAM: binding-protein-dependent transport systems inner membrane component~SPTR: B1LAB9 Binding-protein-dependent transport systems inner membrane component~PFAM: Binding-protein-dependent transport system inner membrane component), with amino-acid sequence MAFSIQRIFQSPVVYAIFTNKRFLLGFTVFLVILFMGLVGPLIYPKDPFERGERNLPPSLEHPLGTDGFGRDVFAQFLHSIRVSLFVGFITAVIAFSIGLTIGSIAALKGGLIDDILMGITNIFLSIPNWLIAILVASYVPVELRGPHLIAIIIGAFTWPWFARAVRAQLLSLKERDFVYLSRIAGYGDIRLVFEDLLPSIGPYVVGAFASFMAAGIAGEAGLAMLLSTEGMVKHISLGMMLYWAQYFLAYVTGAWWLFLPPGIMLVALTTSLALIAIGLEELFNPRLRGG
- a CDS encoding ABC-type Fe3+ transport system periplasmic component (COGs: COG1840 ABC-type Fe3+ transport system periplasmic component~KEGG: hbu:Hbut_0407 ABC-type Fe3+ transport system, periplasmic component, AfuA~SPTR: A2BJW2 ABC-type Fe3+ transport system, periplasmic component, AfuA) translates to MKRSIIIVLVLLIVIAIAGYAIYSIFIKPSEHGVKTEEKLKPVSITVMTDWSQWGRDDFKRYFFAESGMPRAGVVLPSASMKLNITNISFVYSIDINEWVKAGLNGTVDGFIGQNRYNITYLCNVGALKPIEDPEILKLAEQIQEVFKGYTKDGKLCWIAIYWAPYPWLVSAKYAEKYNIQIPETWADLMKPEYLALILKGAKLVAVYPISNRAQMVTTVNVILSKYGWEMGWTIIATVMGGASKLDTSSSAARSTVFLGNALLTVLTFEDAYVGYSMDSQNLRIVFPKNETGLWLTPIAIAANADSDGVDGMYRLIRWWLTDAQDMMLLNRSGWLNMPVLGFNNTSPRMMYKRIAEQNAYLPSLDMELALGEAGPVIQLYADLLVADKEVRELIGGYVQKVVKLYLDGKIDLDEYYSYLRKLGEPLEFIDPSTKTTATFTLDKARELGLKLRRGEITSDSLGAELKQALLEKLRNLSEDIG